A region from the Candidatus Thorarchaeota archaeon genome encodes:
- a CDS encoding HEAT repeat domain-containing protein: MTDFHKYLEDLIRGVAHEAESKLAAEREAFTFPTARPQWAPPRPYDIEQLIMDWKMDLKGEHVDASSTLLLTVIAPILKRVVLHAADLDIKSVTDGDGQPLQWEMDPDTTTMTVYLEKEVEQGESITLKFEYVIDHPRGGLHFTNPCPEFPDIETSAWTQMQDDFARYVVPIYDNPSHKFPIETIVTVPKGYYAMSNGYLKERTENADGTETFHWVQKEPIPAYLITVAASEYVEYKEDLDGLEVSYYAHKRWDRETVYRSFGKTPDMIRFYESKLGVKFPWAKYAQVTAANFIIGGMENVSATTQTDATLHDEKAHKDYQSDGLVSHELAHMWGGDLTTCRTWSHGWLNEGWATQMQNEWKRHDLGDDEYFYEQYGKQTAYFDEDKNKYRRPIVQNKWERGSDVFDRHLYPGAAWRYYMLKHLVGEERWWKILGEWLRRNSFKSVYTHDLEALFTEMTGEDYGWFFEQWLYNAGYPECTIKCSYDEDLGHALVTIEQTQKSDDGMTPEVFRFPLTVEFVSENDERSRYTVQVSERVHSFYYPVTKKPKQIVVDPDYAVLIDAKIEKPEPMWIEQLLHGTNVVQRIKAALALGKKPTHKAIEALGEALVKDPFWGVQAEIAKVLGSIKTESALDELLKGIQVPDSRARTAVATALGQYYKNDRAFDALVKMLEDKDSYFVPSAAAASIGKTQHEKAFDILQQKIGNAPPSWHNLILQGLLNGIVNTEREEAIDIVKQYMPPGTDDFVRRLVPPALARLGKRYRREHPEIKGDLAQLLHDNSYRVQIGALLAAKDYEDPSLIPDLEKIADTAVESMVVRYAREAIRALNKKKDKTEIKAVRKSIEELEQQNRNLEDRLAKIEAMLKDDKTKK; encoded by the coding sequence GTGACAGATTTCCACAAGTATCTGGAAGACCTGATTCGTGGAGTGGCCCATGAGGCCGAGAGTAAACTAGCTGCTGAACGAGAAGCATTCACGTTTCCAACGGCACGCCCGCAATGGGCGCCACCAAGACCCTATGATATCGAGCAATTGATCATGGACTGGAAGATGGACCTGAAGGGCGAACATGTGGATGCCTCATCGACATTGTTGCTGACGGTAATTGCCCCGATACTGAAGCGGGTGGTTTTGCATGCAGCCGATCTGGACATCAAATCGGTGACTGATGGAGATGGCCAGCCCCTGCAATGGGAGATGGATCCTGACACGACGACAATGACGGTATACTTGGAGAAGGAGGTTGAACAAGGGGAGAGCATCACTCTGAAGTTCGAATACGTGATCGACCATCCTCGCGGAGGACTACACTTTACGAATCCGTGTCCAGAGTTCCCGGACATCGAAACCAGCGCATGGACCCAGATGCAGGACGACTTTGCACGCTATGTGGTGCCGATCTATGATAACCCTAGTCACAAGTTCCCAATAGAAACAATAGTGACCGTTCCCAAGGGATATTATGCGATGAGCAACGGGTATCTCAAAGAACGCACCGAGAACGCGGATGGGACTGAGACCTTCCACTGGGTACAGAAGGAACCGATTCCGGCATATCTGATAACGGTGGCAGCCTCAGAGTACGTTGAATACAAAGAGGATCTTGATGGTCTTGAAGTGAGTTATTATGCACACAAGAGATGGGACCGCGAGACCGTATATCGCTCCTTTGGAAAGACCCCCGACATGATACGATTCTATGAGTCAAAATTGGGCGTCAAATTCCCGTGGGCCAAGTATGCACAGGTCACGGCTGCGAACTTTATCATTGGCGGGATGGAGAACGTCAGTGCCACGACTCAGACCGACGCAACTCTGCATGACGAGAAAGCGCATAAGGACTATCAGTCGGATGGGTTGGTGTCGCATGAGCTCGCCCATATGTGGGGTGGTGATCTAACTACCTGTAGAACATGGTCTCATGGATGGTTGAATGAGGGCTGGGCCACACAGATGCAGAATGAGTGGAAGCGCCATGATCTCGGAGATGATGAGTACTTCTACGAACAGTACGGTAAACAGACCGCATACTTTGATGAAGACAAGAACAAGTACCGAAGACCAATCGTTCAGAACAAGTGGGAGCGCGGATCGGATGTCTTCGATAGGCACCTCTATCCGGGAGCCGCTTGGCGGTACTATATGCTCAAACACCTTGTAGGCGAGGAACGCTGGTGGAAAATACTTGGGGAGTGGCTTCGACGGAACTCCTTCAAGTCTGTGTACACACATGATCTTGAGGCGCTCTTTACAGAAATGACAGGTGAGGACTACGGCTGGTTCTTTGAACAGTGGCTCTACAATGCAGGATATCCCGAGTGCACTATCAAATGCTCGTATGACGAGGATTTGGGACATGCTCTTGTGACGATCGAACAGACCCAGAAGAGCGATGATGGCATGACTCCGGAAGTGTTTCGGTTTCCATTGACGGTCGAGTTTGTTTCTGAAAATGATGAGCGGTCTCGATATACAGTGCAGGTGTCAGAGCGGGTACACAGTTTCTATTACCCTGTCACCAAGAAGCCAAAACAGATCGTCGTTGATCCGGACTATGCAGTACTGATAGACGCGAAGATTGAAAAACCAGAACCCATGTGGATAGAACAGCTACTTCATGGCACCAATGTCGTGCAACGGATCAAGGCTGCACTGGCCCTTGGCAAGAAACCGACACATAAGGCAATAGAGGCATTAGGAGAGGCACTTGTAAAGGATCCATTTTGGGGGGTTCAGGCGGAGATCGCAAAAGTGCTGGGATCCATCAAGACCGAATCCGCACTAGACGAGCTTCTCAAGGGCATACAAGTGCCAGACTCAAGGGCTCGTACCGCAGTTGCAACAGCTTTAGGACAGTACTACAAGAATGATAGAGCCTTTGACGCACTTGTCAAGATGCTGGAAGACAAAGACAGCTACTTTGTTCCATCGGCCGCGGCCGCATCTATAGGGAAGACCCAACACGAAAAGGCCTTTGACATACTTCAACAAAAGATAGGGAACGCACCTCCTAGCTGGCACAACCTTATCCTGCAAGGACTTCTCAATGGAATTGTCAATACGGAGAGAGAAGAGGCCATTGACATTGTCAAACAGTATATGCCACCAGGTACAGACGACTTCGTCAGAAGACTTGTTCCTCCAGCTCTTGCACGGCTTGGAAAACGGTATAGGAGAGAACATCCAGAGATCAAGGGAGATCTAGCACAGCTACTTCACGACAACTCGTACCGCGTGCAGATTGGCGCGCTTCTCGCCGCAAAGGATTATGAAGACCCCTCATTAATCCCAGATCTTGAAAAGATTGCAGACACTGCTGTGGAGTCTATGGTGGTACGATATGCCCGAGAGGCAATTCGTGCCTTGAACAAAAAGAAGGACAAGACAGAAATCAAGGCAGTCCGTAAGAGCATTGAAGAACTCGAACAACAGAACCGAAACCTCGAGGACCGACTTGCCAAGATTGAGGCCATGCTCAAAGACGATAAGACGAAAAAGTGA
- a CDS encoding Ni/Fe hydrogenase subunit alpha gives MTKTKIEIEPLARVEGHGGIKVEIKDNVIKDVQVKILEGPRLFETLVIGKTPEEDLSLVPRICAICNLSHKYASLRALEKALDIKVPAVTQTYRQLMHHGEMLESHSLHLYFLALPDFFGYDNAVAMAEKFGEVVQNALALKKFGNKIMRLMGGRMIHGENPVLGGFGKLPSRESLLELKEEALHHLDFAMATIDILAGLEVPDYLERDTQFICLKPPHGEYDYYGDILLASDGKEYPLEDYKKVIIERTVSHSFAKRSAYNDRPFTVGAIARVLNLGDRLKGKAKEAYDKLVNERWYRNPIYNNFAQAIEQVFSLEDVVRIVDELLTAEIPKIVKPPRGSGTGTGGVEAPRGTLIHHYTIENGVTVDADYITPTAMFLDDIEAFIRKSGETLLAKNEMDGIELKLEMVARAYDPCISCSAHLVTVDFE, from the coding sequence ATGACAAAGACGAAAATTGAGATTGAGCCACTTGCCCGAGTTGAGGGTCATGGAGGCATCAAAGTCGAAATCAAAGACAATGTGATTAAAGATGTCCAGGTAAAGATACTCGAGGGGCCACGGCTCTTTGAGACCTTGGTCATCGGAAAGACCCCTGAAGAGGACCTCAGCTTGGTACCCCGAATCTGTGCAATCTGTAATCTGAGCCACAAATACGCAAGTCTTAGAGCACTTGAGAAGGCACTGGACATCAAGGTTCCTGCTGTCACTCAGACCTATCGGCAATTGATGCATCACGGTGAGATGCTGGAGAGCCATAGTCTGCATCTCTACTTCCTTGCCCTTCCTGACTTCTTTGGGTATGACAATGCAGTAGCTATGGCCGAGAAGTTTGGTGAGGTGGTGCAGAATGCTCTTGCACTCAAGAAGTTTGGTAACAAGATCATGCGGCTCATGGGCGGTAGAATGATCCATGGGGAGAATCCGGTGTTAGGTGGCTTTGGAAAATTGCCAAGTCGTGAGTCCCTTCTTGAACTGAAGGAAGAGGCTCTTCACCACCTTGACTTTGCCATGGCGACTATCGACATCCTTGCGGGTCTTGAGGTGCCAGATTATCTTGAGCGGGATACACAGTTCATCTGTCTCAAGCCGCCTCACGGTGAATATGACTACTATGGTGATATTCTTCTTGCATCGGATGGCAAAGAGTATCCACTGGAGGATTACAAGAAGGTCATCATCGAGCGAACTGTCAGTCACAGCTTTGCCAAACGCAGTGCCTACAACGATCGACCATTTACAGTGGGGGCAATCGCCCGTGTTCTGAATCTTGGGGACCGCCTGAAGGGGAAGGCCAAGGAGGCGTATGACAAGCTCGTCAATGAGCGCTGGTATCGCAATCCGATCTACAACAATTTTGCCCAAGCCATTGAGCAAGTCTTCTCACTGGAAGATGTTGTGCGTATTGTTGATGAGCTCTTGACTGCTGAAATCCCTAAGATTGTCAAGCCTCCTCGTGGCTCTGGTACTGGGACTGGTGGTGTTGAGGCCCCACGTGGCACGCTTATCCATCATTATACAATAGAGAATGGCGTGACCGTTGATGCGGATTATATCACTCCTACTGCTATGTTTCTTGATGACATTGAAGCGTTCATCCGAAAGAGTGGTGAGACCTTACTGGCCAAGAATGAGATGGACGGCATTGAACTCAAGCTGGAAATGGTTGCACGAGCATATGACCCGTGTATCAGTTGTAGTGCTCATCTTGTGACTGTAGACTTTGAGTAG
- a CDS encoding magnesium transporter gives MTTAGQKGVRAAGQFFGQSLLSLLFDIGGLVAGGLLAVFLVVFTRVPWAILVFPGILSTRGAVGGLFSGRLSTALHIGSIRPSVLHNTPEYYNLLKSVVLLTLTSAVSMSVVASIFGLFIIGTTIADAFIMITVVMTTMGISLIVISPVTIGVSVISVRKGLDPDVITYPIVSTVADILVTVCYIIILVVYSTVALSLPIMWVFDAGFLIVGATILIRDRRDGEVINTLRQFITTLIIITFIVNATGTFLDQITHVVSTRPELYMVYPALIDTVGDVGSIVGSTTTTELTMGTLSPQLSGVIKQRMTATMAWAASIVMFVGYSILASVTFGLGMTRYVGFVTLLLSANVISVWLVMLFSFTLAIVTAKKGLNPDNFVIPIESSIADTITTLSVLVVLLVFP, from the coding sequence ATGACGACGGCGGGCCAGAAGGGTGTTCGAGCAGCTGGACAATTCTTTGGCCAATCACTTCTATCGCTGCTCTTTGATATAGGAGGTCTTGTTGCAGGAGGTCTCTTGGCTGTCTTTCTTGTTGTATTCACACGTGTACCGTGGGCCATCCTCGTCTTTCCAGGAATTTTAAGCACAAGGGGTGCTGTTGGAGGGCTCTTTAGTGGCCGTCTGAGCACTGCACTTCATATTGGGTCCATCAGGCCATCAGTTCTTCATAACACTCCAGAATACTATAATCTCCTCAAATCAGTGGTGCTTCTGACACTCACCAGCGCGGTCTCCATGAGTGTCGTGGCATCAATATTTGGCCTGTTCATTATTGGGACCACCATAGCTGATGCATTCATAATGATCACTGTGGTCATGACGACTATGGGGATATCACTCATTGTGATCTCTCCAGTCACTATCGGGGTCTCTGTGATCTCTGTGAGAAAAGGTCTCGATCCAGATGTAATAACATACCCCATTGTGTCTACGGTTGCAGACATACTTGTGACTGTGTGCTACATAATCATTCTCGTCGTATATAGCACGGTCGCATTATCACTCCCCATCATGTGGGTCTTTGATGCGGGATTTCTTATTGTGGGAGCCACCATACTCATCAGAGACCGAAGAGATGGTGAGGTAATCAACACTCTACGTCAATTTATCACAACGCTCATAATCATCACATTTATCGTAAATGCCACAGGAACGTTCCTTGACCAAATCACACATGTGGTCAGCACCCGGCCAGAACTCTATATGGTCTATCCAGCACTCATTGACACGGTAGGTGATGTGGGATCCATCGTTGGTTCAACGACTACAACAGAACTCACAATGGGTACGTTGAGCCCGCAACTCTCAGGAGTGATTAAACAGAGGATGACGGCCACAATGGCATGGGCAGCCTCCATAGTGATGTTCGTGGGATATAGCATTCTTGCATCTGTCACATTTGGATTGGGAATGACGAGGTACGTAGGATTTGTGACGCTTCTTCTATCCGCCAACGTAATATCTGTCTGGCTAGTGATGCTATTTTCATTCACTCTTGCGATTGTGACTGCCAAGAAAGGGTTAAACCCCGACAATTTTGTGATTCCCATCGAGAGCTCGATCGCGGACACCATCACTACTCTTTCAGTTCTGGTTGTTTTACTCGTATTTCCATAA
- a CDS encoding FAD/NAD(P)-binding protein, with product MTVCNHSDENPFQPEAARIVRQYDLIEDHRFFQVRFLDMERAMTFTYNPGQFLMLSIPGVGEAPFSISSTPSRPGILELGIRRMGKVTEALFNKSDNDVVYIRGPYGNGFNLDQMRGKDILIVAGGLGVIPLRSILYYVLDNRDQFERLFFLYGVRTPEEMLFRTEFFQLKERHDIECLYTVDKATTEWSEDVGVVTKLFTKLPEIDPHQTNAVICGPPVMYKYVIQELLKLKLPKNQIQMTLERRMKCGLGKCGHCALDHIYTCMDGPVFTYWDTLHFRELI from the coding sequence ATGACCGTTTGTAATCATTCTGATGAGAACCCGTTTCAGCCCGAGGCTGCTCGTATCGTTCGGCAGTATGACCTGATTGAGGATCACCGGTTCTTTCAGGTCCGTTTCTTAGATATGGAACGCGCAATGACCTTCACCTACAATCCGGGGCAGTTCCTTATGCTCTCCATTCCTGGTGTTGGTGAGGCGCCCTTCTCCATCTCATCTACCCCAAGCCGGCCCGGTATCTTGGAGCTTGGCATTCGTAGAATGGGAAAAGTGACTGAGGCATTGTTCAATAAGAGTGACAATGATGTTGTCTACATCCGCGGCCCCTACGGCAATGGGTTTAATCTGGATCAGATGCGCGGTAAGGACATCCTTATCGTTGCTGGTGGTCTTGGAGTCATCCCCCTGAGGTCTATCCTCTACTACGTTCTTGACAACCGTGATCAGTTTGAACGACTGTTCTTCTTGTACGGAGTGAGGACTCCTGAGGAGATGCTCTTCCGAACTGAGTTCTTTCAGTTGAAGGAGCGTCATGACATCGAGTGTCTATACACCGTGGATAAGGCGACGACTGAATGGAGCGAAGATGTCGGAGTTGTCACCAAGCTCTTTACGAAACTGCCGGAAATTGACCCGCATCAGACCAATGCAGTCATCTGTGGTCCTCCTGTCATGTATAAATACGTCATTCAAGAGCTACTAAAACTCAAGCTGCCAAAGAATCAGATTCAAATGACCTTGGAACGACGAATGAAATGTGGACTGGGCAAGTGTGGTCACTGTGCATTGGATCATATCTATACCTGCATGGATGGCCCTGTATTCACATACTGGGACACACTACACTTTAGGGAGTTGATCTAA
- a CDS encoding chromate resistance protein — MLWVTRDYVHVDRVASPWLIRRFIDARAQFVFLPTTAEIDHFVEVTGAIPYDAGTNVELDHHECDGEKHCTFDAIVEKYNLTDDPALERLRKIVRAADISGPEAEPRAWALELVAVGAPFLVKSDHEALEIEFPLYDALYAYFQYEIIKEKYADEMKKLKSRGERQEFAKKKIAELPSKLLTPLVYST; from the coding sequence ATGCTATGGGTTACACGTGATTACGTACATGTTGATAGGGTGGCAAGCCCTTGGCTGATCAGGCGCTTCATCGATGCCCGTGCACAGTTCGTATTTCTCCCAACCACTGCAGAGATCGATCACTTCGTTGAGGTGACCGGAGCTATTCCATATGATGCGGGTACTAATGTTGAACTTGACCATCATGAGTGCGACGGAGAAAAACACTGTACCTTTGATGCGATAGTGGAAAAATATAATCTCACGGATGATCCTGCACTTGAGAGGCTCCGCAAGATAGTTCGCGCGGCTGACATCAGTGGTCCTGAAGCAGAACCACGTGCTTGGGCACTCGAGCTTGTAGCAGTTGGCGCGCCCTTCTTGGTGAAGTCGGATCACGAGGCACTGGAGATTGAGTTTCCACTCTATGATGCACTATATGCGTACTTCCAGTATGAGATTATCAAAGAGAAATACGCTGATGAGATGAAGAAACTCAAATCACGAGGCGAGCGCCAAGAATTCGCTAAGAAAAAGATCGCCGAACTCCCGTCCAAGCTCTTGACACCTCTTGTATATAGTACATAA
- a CDS encoding winged helix-turn-helix domain-containing protein codes for MKSKKSYRSKMRILADMMRAIRDEGEEGAGPTRILYSANLSHDRLKQYLEELIEKRLIEVQTNDKSNTTYILTEKGREFLREFVKIEHFSEAFGIEI; via the coding sequence ATGAAATCCAAGAAATCCTATCGCTCAAAGATGCGCATCCTTGCAGACATGATGCGCGCCATTCGCGATGAGGGGGAAGAAGGAGCTGGACCAACACGAATTCTCTACAGCGCAAATCTATCACACGACCGCCTCAAGCAGTATCTCGAAGAGCTGATTGAGAAGCGATTGATAGAAGTACAAACAAACGACAAGAGCAATACAACATACATTCTGACAGAGAAAGGAAGAGAGTTCCTTCGAGAGTTTGTCAAGATCGAACACTTCTCCGAGGCCTTTGGTATCGAAATATGA
- a CDS encoding transporter substrate-binding domain-containing protein — MILALSVMFMPPVHAQNKTWIVGIDKYYPPHEYWENGSAQGFNADVIRAVASKMGRTIQWIPLTWNEAPTALENGTVESLCMSVTEEREDLFDFSTPILNLTLRVFVRTDVTGIFSIEDLAGHTVAVEQNDVAQKILETRVPNATIVPVDTQEDAILLMAKGEVTAAFCNEYAGVYAIVSNNMSNIKKIGAPVSIGPRSIAVAKGNTALLSEINQGIEQIFESGEYGEIRERWFGTEILVETRSAEVVRNAAILLGIVSAIAIILVVWNWTLQSRIGSVTEKLTLLVDLFKHDLRNIDQTLVGGLQLLEYEGELSSSGKEMLAIALNSIDRSQRLTNDFLTIEALTTGRITIQPMKLSAVLNEAIRRANGQDAKIDAVYNHSEDLYIRGCEPLPDALSRLLIYIANIEGTTKSHNPIGIVTKEQRSTAHLFIECTKCSIPVQTHEAFLLRYHGAKQVGVGLGLSLLHATLVACDGDIRVTQKTGYKEDTSTIFHIKFKKAAPSSR, encoded by the coding sequence ATGATACTCGCACTTTCAGTCATGTTCATGCCTCCCGTACATGCTCAAAACAAGACATGGATTGTTGGAATTGACAAATACTATCCGCCCCATGAATATTGGGAGAACGGCTCTGCGCAGGGATTCAATGCAGATGTGATCCGGGCTGTAGCTTCTAAGATGGGGCGTACAATCCAGTGGATACCCCTGACATGGAACGAAGCACCAACGGCCTTAGAGAATGGGACTGTAGAGAGTCTATGTATGTCTGTGACCGAGGAACGGGAAGACCTCTTTGATTTCAGCACACCAATCTTAAACCTCACTCTCAGAGTTTTTGTAAGAACCGATGTGACCGGAATTTTCTCCATTGAGGATCTTGCAGGCCATACGGTGGCCGTAGAACAGAACGATGTTGCACAAAAAATTCTGGAGACAAGAGTGCCAAATGCAACTATTGTCCCAGTAGATACACAAGAGGATGCAATTCTTCTGATGGCAAAAGGGGAAGTGACTGCCGCCTTCTGTAACGAGTATGCAGGAGTCTATGCAATAGTATCAAACAATATGTCTAATATCAAAAAGATAGGGGCGCCAGTAAGTATAGGGCCTCGATCAATTGCTGTAGCAAAAGGGAACACGGCACTTCTTTCAGAGATCAATCAAGGCATAGAACAAATATTCGAATCGGGGGAGTATGGAGAGATTCGAGAACGATGGTTCGGCACGGAGATCTTAGTCGAAACGCGCTCCGCGGAGGTCGTACGAAATGCGGCCATTCTATTGGGAATTGTGTCGGCGATTGCAATCATTCTGGTCGTATGGAACTGGACGCTCCAGAGCAGAATCGGATCGGTGACCGAGAAGTTGACATTGTTAGTAGATCTCTTCAAGCATGATCTTCGTAATATTGATCAGACACTGGTAGGGGGGCTCCAACTTTTGGAGTATGAGGGGGAGCTGTCCAGTAGCGGTAAAGAGATGCTAGCAATCGCGCTGAATTCGATAGATAGGTCACAAAGACTGACAAATGACTTTCTCACGATTGAGGCCTTGACTACAGGACGCATTACAATCCAGCCAATGAAACTATCTGCTGTCTTGAACGAGGCGATTCGTCGAGCCAATGGGCAAGATGCCAAGATTGATGCAGTCTATAATCATTCGGAGGACCTGTATATCAGGGGATGCGAACCACTCCCAGATGCCCTGTCAAGACTCTTGATCTATATTGCAAATATTGAGGGGACAACAAAATCACATAACCCCATAGGTATTGTGACCAAGGAACAGAGAAGCACAGCGCATCTCTTTATTGAATGCACAAAGTGTTCAATCCCAGTCCAAACCCATGAGGCATTTTTATTACGCTATCATGGGGCAAAACAGGTCGGGGTGGGGCTTGGTCTCTCATTGTTACATGCAACACTGGTTGCATGTGATGGGGACATCCGCGTGACCCAGAAGACGGGCTATAAAGAAGACACATCTACGATATTTCATATCAAGTTCAAAAAGGCTGCACCATCCTCCAGATAG
- a CDS encoding SatD family protein has translation MIAVIADLKESRKTKTKKREAIDRELRDILDETYKRFQKHCSAIPELTQGDSIELLVTSWEPIIFLFHRIMIENIDFRVGIGTGKIIVLRKKADECDGPAFWNAREALNEAKQNRYMPSMAGIRLAEDTTDKEKNTAISSILFLTTLHGMTLKQLRCCFYHLWEKKRVSQIAEIMQTTKSNVSKILNKTPCYLLAKILALRERN, from the coding sequence TTGATCGCCGTAATTGCAGACCTCAAGGAGTCGAGAAAGACCAAGACAAAAAAGAGGGAAGCTATCGACAGAGAGTTACGGGACATATTAGATGAGACCTACAAACGCTTCCAGAAGCACTGTAGTGCAATTCCGGAACTGACGCAAGGGGACAGCATCGAGTTACTTGTGACAAGCTGGGAGCCAATCATTTTTCTATTCCATCGCATTATGATTGAGAACATAGATTTCCGAGTCGGAATCGGGACTGGCAAGATCATCGTCCTCAGAAAAAAAGCGGACGAATGCGATGGCCCGGCCTTCTGGAATGCAAGAGAGGCCTTGAACGAGGCAAAACAAAACAGGTACATGCCTAGCATGGCAGGAATCAGGCTGGCCGAAGACACCACCGATAAAGAGAAGAACACCGCAATCAGCTCGATCTTGTTCCTTACGACACTTCATGGAATGACTCTGAAACAATTGCGCTGTTGTTTTTACCATCTGTGGGAGAAAAAACGAGTGTCTCAAATTGCGGAGATCATGCAGACTACAAAGAGCAATGTCAGCAAGATACTGAACAAGACTCCGTGCTATCTACTTGCGAAGATTCTCGCATTGAGGGAACGAAACTAA
- a CDS encoding 4Fe-4S dicluster domain-containing protein, which translates to MRILKMQPKFFQEFIESLNKFGTIYGPVKKDGVLKYDRVEAFDEVVFDGERPMIPIKKLFHPKKFDMFHFDKDGFTPDYSSIEKRVIIGVPPCEIHSLLRLDEIFMERPVDPYYAKQRENSAIIGYSCLPGESCFCKSTGTDIVEEGFDLFFVNLGKFYLVWVGSSLGHDMVLEREDYFDENVTHNDIEEYIDWRQARDKMFKASFDFKSMPDIMELSYNSPIWDYFADKCLSCGQCSMVCPTCNCYTVTDVLEVSPDTKGRRERYWDSCMFVDYSLVAGGHNFRGARADRLKLWYTHKLKAYANEYGKPACIGCGRCVRTCPVDINVLTVAQALTEMEVPAQ; encoded by the coding sequence GTGCGAATACTAAAGATGCAACCCAAGTTCTTTCAGGAGTTCATAGAGAGCCTGAACAAATTTGGAACCATATATGGACCCGTCAAGAAAGATGGCGTGTTGAAGTATGATCGGGTGGAAGCGTTTGATGAGGTGGTCTTTGATGGCGAGCGCCCAATGATTCCCATCAAAAAACTCTTTCACCCAAAGAAGTTTGACATGTTCCATTTTGATAAGGACGGTTTTACTCCTGATTACTCTTCCATTGAGAAGCGAGTGATCATTGGAGTGCCTCCCTGTGAGATTCACAGTCTACTGAGGCTGGATGAGATCTTCATGGAGCGACCTGTAGACCCGTACTACGCGAAACAGCGGGAGAATTCCGCTATCATCGGATATTCCTGCCTACCGGGCGAAAGCTGCTTCTGTAAGAGTACTGGTACAGACATTGTGGAGGAAGGCTTTGATCTCTTCTTTGTGAACCTTGGCAAGTTCTATCTTGTCTGGGTTGGTTCAAGTCTGGGCCATGATATGGTGCTTGAACGGGAAGACTACTTTGATGAGAATGTGACTCATAATGACATAGAAGAGTACATTGACTGGCGGCAGGCACGTGACAAGATGTTCAAGGCATCCTTTGATTTCAAGAGTATGCCTGACATTATGGAACTGAGCTACAATAGCCCCATATGGGATTATTTTGCTGACAAATGTCTCTCCTGTGGTCAGTGTTCTATGGTCTGTCCAACCTGCAACTGTTATACGGTCACAGATGTTCTCGAGGTGTCTCCGGATACTAAGGGGCGCCGCGAACGGTATTGGGACAGTTGTATGTTTGTGGACTACAGCCTTGTTGCAGGAGGCCATAATTTCAGAGGGGCCCGTGCGGATCGGCTCAAGCTCTGGTACACACACAAGCTGAAGGCCTATGCCAATGAATATGGTAAACCCGCATGTATCGGGTGTGGCAGGTGTGTGCGTACCTGTCCAGTTGATATCAATGTGCTGACAGTTGCTCAGGCTCTGACCGAGATGGAGGTGCCAGCTCAATGA
- a CDS encoding class I SAM-dependent methyltransferase has product MKEKIIQQWEANADAYTRLIDGKGTPHQRIILLPSIRRLMGNVSGKDLLDAGCGEGYLDRLLAKEGANVTGIDISSRLINTCIERAKEEGLQIRYKVMDVCDLMEIPPGSFDVVLSNLVLLNVPCLDIALKGFYRVLRPDGVAIVSVVHPAFNFYGPGKWELGEKDPATRRRRGIHFIVNHYFEEMPYEIYWRTRDGEKFPQPITFFHRTFSSYFNAALNAGFIIDAMEEPIPETEDPFFEREKRIPVFLSLKLRKL; this is encoded by the coding sequence ATGAAAGAGAAGATCATTCAACAGTGGGAAGCAAATGCGGATGCATATACGCGCCTCATTGATGGAAAAGGAACACCACATCAACGGATAATCCTCTTACCTAGTATAAGACGACTGATGGGAAACGTTTCAGGAAAAGATTTGCTGGATGCAGGCTGTGGTGAAGGCTACCTTGATAGGCTACTCGCCAAAGAGGGGGCGAATGTGACAGGTATAGATATCTCAAGTCGATTGATCAATACCTGTATAGAGCGGGCTAAGGAAGAGGGACTTCAAATCCGGTATAAGGTGATGGATGTCTGTGATCTCATGGAGATTCCACCAGGCTCGTTTGATGTGGTTCTCAGTAACCTTGTGCTCCTAAATGTACCGTGCCTTGATATTGCTCTCAAAGGCTTCTACAGAGTACTGAGGCCTGACGGTGTAGCGATAGTTTCAGTCGTGCATCCCGCATTCAATTTCTATGGTCCGGGAAAATGGGAACTTGGTGAAAAGGATCCTGCTACAAGACGCAGAAGGGGAATCCACTTTATAGTGAATCACTATTTTGAGGAGATGCCATATGAGATATACTGGCGGACTCGTGATGGAGAGAAGTTTCCACAACCAATAACATTCTTCCATAGAACATTTTCCAGTTATTTCAATGCCGCGCTGAATGCAGGATTCATAATCGATGCGATGGAGGAGCCAATACCCGAAACCGAAGACCCCTTCTTTGAACGAGAGAAAAGGATCCCTGTCTTTTTGTCATTGAAACTGAGGAAACTATAG